One Azoarcus sp. DN11 DNA segment encodes these proteins:
- a CDS encoding SDR family oxidoreductase, with product MDLQDKVAVVTGGGRGIGRGITQRLLAAGARVLVAQRQPLDEVLGANPNVAWFNADLGEVEAPYAIAHAVEERFGGADILVNNAGFMFEKSLDDMTEADWDRMMVVNMRAPVFLAKALLPQMRRRGGGSIVNIGSIEGIGSNPWHAAYCGSKAGVHGFTRALAVDLGRDGIRCNAIAPGWINSDLSNDYIDAQPDPVSARAGLLKLHPVGRTGEPDDVGAAVVFLASDDAAFITGQVIVVDGGRTAKLPLPF from the coding sequence ATGGATCTGCAAGACAAGGTCGCCGTCGTCACCGGCGGCGGACGCGGCATCGGGCGCGGCATCACGCAAAGACTGCTGGCCGCTGGCGCCAGGGTGCTCGTCGCACAGCGCCAGCCGCTGGACGAAGTGCTGGGCGCAAACCCGAACGTCGCGTGGTTCAATGCCGACCTCGGCGAGGTGGAAGCGCCTTATGCCATCGCCCACGCGGTCGAGGAGCGCTTCGGCGGCGCGGACATCCTGGTCAACAACGCCGGCTTCATGTTCGAGAAGTCGCTGGACGACATGACCGAAGCGGACTGGGACCGGATGATGGTGGTCAACATGCGCGCCCCGGTGTTCCTCGCGAAGGCGCTGCTGCCGCAGATGCGTCGTCGCGGCGGTGGCAGCATCGTGAACATCGGCTCGATCGAGGGCATCGGCTCCAATCCGTGGCATGCGGCGTATTGCGGGTCGAAGGCCGGCGTCCACGGCTTCACGCGGGCCCTGGCGGTGGATCTGGGGCGCGACGGCATCCGCTGCAACGCGATCGCGCCGGGCTGGATCAATTCGGACCTGAGCAACGACTATATCGATGCCCAGCCCGATCCCGTCTCGGCCCGCGCCGGCCTGCTGAAACTGCATCCGGTCGGCCGCACCGGCGAGCCCGATGATGTCGGCGCGGCGGTCGTCTTCCTCGCCAGCGACGATGCTGCTTTCATCACCGGGCAGGTCATCGTCGTGGATGGTGGCCGTACGGCGAAGCTCCCGCTTCCCTTCTGA
- a CDS encoding GlxA family transcriptional regulator translates to MSSEAKRGCVTFKASGAAPVRIGFLLLGNFTLIAHSAAIEPLRMANQLSGQEHYQWLTLSETGEPVRASDGQRVMVDAAMEDAQDLDIVIVCGGLAPQQAIHKAHLSFLQAAARRGCMVGGIATGTWALAQAGLLDGYRASIHWELIPALQEAFPKVLVTNRLFALEAKRLSAAGGTAALDMMLHLVGQQHGPELMTAISEMVTCDRIRSEQEQQRVPLRHMLGTSQPKLLELVALMEANIEEPLELEDLAETANVSRRQVERLFLKHLGCSPSRYYQNVRLNRARQLLRQTSMTVIQVADACGFASAPHFSKRYHALYGLPPSNERTCEPVQRQVRARREVFMADEFDDFERSRSPLSSAEMALLAARCEATYGSMGRADARLLAA, encoded by the coding sequence ATGAGTTCGGAAGCGAAGAGAGGGTGCGTGACTTTCAAGGCGAGCGGGGCCGCACCGGTGCGGATCGGTTTTCTGTTGCTTGGCAATTTCACGCTGATCGCGCATTCGGCCGCGATCGAACCGCTGCGCATGGCCAACCAGTTGAGCGGGCAGGAGCACTACCAATGGCTCACCCTCAGTGAAACGGGCGAGCCCGTGCGCGCGAGCGACGGCCAGCGAGTGATGGTGGACGCCGCGATGGAAGACGCGCAGGACCTGGACATCGTGATCGTGTGCGGCGGCCTCGCCCCCCAGCAGGCGATCCACAAGGCGCATCTGAGCTTCCTGCAGGCCGCCGCACGCCGCGGCTGCATGGTGGGCGGCATCGCGACCGGCACGTGGGCGCTGGCCCAGGCGGGTCTTCTCGACGGCTACCGTGCGAGCATTCATTGGGAGCTCATTCCCGCGTTGCAGGAGGCCTTCCCCAAGGTGCTCGTGACGAACCGGCTGTTCGCGCTGGAGGCGAAACGGCTGTCGGCGGCGGGCGGCACGGCCGCGCTGGACATGATGCTCCACCTCGTGGGGCAGCAACACGGGCCGGAGCTGATGACGGCGATCTCGGAAATGGTCACGTGCGATCGCATTCGCAGCGAGCAGGAGCAACAACGGGTGCCGCTGCGCCACATGCTCGGCACTTCGCAGCCGAAGCTGCTCGAACTGGTCGCGCTGATGGAAGCGAACATCGAGGAGCCGCTCGAACTCGAGGATCTTGCGGAAACGGCGAACGTGTCGCGCCGCCAGGTCGAGCGGCTTTTCCTGAAGCACTTGGGCTGCTCGCCGTCGCGCTATTACCAGAACGTCCGCCTCAACCGCGCGCGCCAGCTGCTGCGGCAGACCTCGATGACGGTCATCCAGGTGGCCGACGCCTGCGGCTTCGCGTCGGCCCCGCATTTCTCCAAGCGCTATCACGCCCTTTACGGCCTGCCGCCGAGCAACGAGCGCACCTGCGAGCCGGTGCAGCGCCAGGTGCGTGCGCGGCGCGAGGTGTTCATGGCCGACGAGTTCGATGACTTCGAGCGTTCGCGCTCGCCGCTCTCCTCCGCGGAGATGGCGCTGCTGGCCGCGCGCTGCGAGGCGACTTACGGCAGCATGGGACGTGCCGACGCCCGTCTTCTGGCCGCCTGA
- a CDS encoding LysR substrate-binding domain-containing protein gives MLVFETAARHGSFTRAAASLGISQPAVSHTICGLEESLGVVLFDRLHRGVRLSDAGRYLYEQVNLGLGMIDQGVREVRKFSASDQVTLAASTATATLWLLPRMAQFKQANPQIEIRCITADTDVDLSADGIDLAITLGRGEWSRYSRWRMFDEDVFPVCSPGYAQTLGENPTPQSLSTATLLHFEERYRPRIDWADWLGKFGVSLPRSGAQLRFTDYSVVLHAAMEGQGMALGWRHIVTPLLEQGRLVRPLAEHVLTGHPIYIIASPNRALRPSAAILRDWLLEESRNDRAE, from the coding sequence TTGCTAGTCTTCGAGACGGCGGCACGTCACGGCAGCTTCACGCGTGCGGCAGCCTCGCTCGGCATCAGCCAGCCGGCGGTCAGCCACACGATCTGCGGACTCGAGGAGAGCTTGGGCGTCGTGCTCTTCGATCGCCTGCACAGGGGGGTGCGCCTGAGTGACGCGGGGCGCTACCTCTACGAGCAGGTCAATCTGGGGCTGGGCATGATCGACCAGGGCGTGCGCGAGGTGCGCAAGTTCAGCGCGTCCGATCAGGTCACGCTTGCCGCCTCGACCGCGACCGCGACCTTGTGGTTGTTGCCGCGGATGGCGCAGTTCAAGCAGGCCAACCCGCAGATCGAAATCCGCTGCATCACCGCCGACACCGACGTCGATCTCAGTGCCGACGGCATCGACCTGGCGATCACATTGGGGCGGGGAGAGTGGTCACGCTACTCGCGCTGGCGGATGTTCGACGAGGACGTCTTCCCCGTCTGCAGCCCCGGGTACGCGCAGACACTCGGTGAGAATCCGACGCCGCAATCGCTCAGCACGGCCACGCTGCTGCACTTCGAGGAGCGTTACCGGCCGCGTATCGACTGGGCCGACTGGCTCGGCAAGTTCGGCGTGAGCCTCCCCCGCAGCGGGGCACAGCTGCGGTTCACCGACTATTCGGTGGTGCTGCACGCGGCGATGGAGGGGCAGGGCATGGCGCTGGGGTGGCGGCACATCGTCACGCCCTTACTGGAGCAGGGGCGTCTGGTGCGCCCGCTCGCAGAACATGTGCTGACCGGCCATCCGATCTACATCATCGCGTCGCCCAACCGGGCATTGCGTCCGTCCGCGGCGATCCTGCGCGACTGGCTGCTGGAGGAGTCGCGCAACGACAGGGCCGAGTGA
- a CDS encoding hydantoinase/oxoprolinase family protein, with amino-acid sequence MGLMLGIDTGGTFTDAVLVNEHREVLAAAKQLTTRYDLTVGIARAIDSLPPESLSDVSLVSLSTTLTTNSVVEGKGSPVCALLIGYDERQVQNSGLAELLGPDAIVTIAGGHDAGGAEAAPLDEDAVRKAILNWRDKVSAFAISATFSVRNPRHEMRVRELVRELSRKPATCGHELASSLGAPRRATTVALNARMITHVQRLIESVESILAARGIDAPLMIVKGDGSLINAESAMQRPVGTVLSGPAASVLGACALSGLRDAIVADMGGTTTDIAVVRNGRPELSFDGALIGGWQPMVEAVRIYSIGLGGDSEVRFSGGEGISIGPRRVVPLSLLAAEHTEVLPVLERQSRGAPNASQLRFALRLQHDEALLGRLPDDERQAWERVSIKPVDMEYVTAEDRRLARALARLERKGLVIYSGFTPTDAAHVLGISDHWSTRAAELGARIWARQMRRLYGYGTWPDGDAEGPSRAVFDLVVEGISQKLIEAGLHEQNRLAAAQTDKLAKLLTELVMEQRRDPSKPSLFSVQFASDAPVVAVGGPAASYYPEVARGLRTGLHMPRFAEVANAVGAVLGEVSQRVHLTITQPVRGTFRVFAPEGPKDFPQLGEAVEYARALAADEAATQARQAGAASVRIDFETDENSVTNEIDGDMFFEMRLTAIASGPPYMRQEQTAQAEPA; translated from the coding sequence ATGGGCTTGATGCTGGGTATCGATACGGGCGGCACATTCACCGACGCGGTGCTCGTCAACGAGCACCGCGAAGTGCTTGCAGCCGCGAAGCAGCTGACGACGCGCTACGACCTGACCGTCGGCATCGCACGCGCGATCGACAGCCTGCCACCGGAAAGCCTGTCCGACGTATCGCTCGTGTCCCTGTCGACGACGCTGACGACGAACTCGGTCGTCGAAGGCAAGGGCTCGCCCGTCTGTGCCCTGCTGATCGGTTACGACGAGCGTCAGGTGCAGAACAGCGGGCTCGCCGAATTGCTCGGTCCCGACGCCATCGTCACGATCGCGGGCGGGCACGATGCGGGCGGTGCCGAAGCCGCGCCGCTCGATGAAGACGCCGTGCGCAAGGCGATCCTGAACTGGCGCGACAAGGTGTCGGCCTTCGCGATCTCGGCCACCTTCAGCGTACGCAATCCGCGCCACGAAATGCGGGTGCGCGAACTCGTGCGTGAGCTCTCGCGCAAACCCGCGACCTGCGGGCACGAACTCGCGTCCTCGCTCGGCGCACCGCGACGCGCCACGACGGTCGCGCTCAACGCACGCATGATCACCCACGTGCAGCGGCTCATCGAGTCGGTCGAGTCGATCCTGGCCGCACGCGGCATCGATGCACCGCTGATGATCGTCAAGGGCGACGGCTCGCTGATCAATGCGGAATCGGCCATGCAGCGCCCGGTTGGCACGGTGCTGTCGGGCCCGGCCGCGAGCGTGCTCGGCGCCTGCGCGCTGAGCGGGCTGCGCGACGCGATCGTGGCCGACATGGGCGGCACAACGACGGATATCGCCGTCGTGCGCAACGGGCGGCCGGAACTCAGCTTCGATGGCGCACTCATCGGCGGATGGCAGCCGATGGTCGAAGCGGTGCGTATTTATTCGATCGGGCTGGGCGGCGACAGCGAGGTCCGTTTCAGCGGCGGCGAAGGAATTTCGATCGGCCCGCGCCGGGTCGTGCCGCTCAGCCTGCTCGCCGCCGAGCATACGGAAGTGTTGCCCGTGCTCGAACGCCAGTCCCGCGGAGCCCCCAACGCCAGCCAGTTGCGCTTCGCGCTGCGCCTGCAACACGACGAGGCGCTGCTGGGCCGCCTGCCCGACGACGAGCGGCAGGCCTGGGAGCGTGTCTCCATCAAGCCGGTGGACATGGAGTACGTCACCGCCGAGGACCGTCGCCTCGCTCGTGCGCTGGCCCGCCTCGAACGCAAGGGGCTCGTGATCTACAGCGGCTTCACGCCCACCGATGCGGCGCACGTGCTGGGCATCTCGGACCACTGGTCCACCCGGGCGGCGGAGTTGGGAGCCCGGATCTGGGCGCGGCAGATGCGCCGCCTCTACGGCTACGGCACGTGGCCCGACGGCGATGCCGAAGGCCCGTCGCGCGCGGTCTTCGATCTCGTCGTCGAAGGCATCAGCCAGAAGCTGATCGAGGCGGGGCTGCACGAACAGAACCGGCTCGCGGCGGCCCAGACGGACAAGCTCGCAAAGCTGCTCACCGAGCTGGTCATGGAACAGCGCCGGGATCCCTCCAAGCCCTCGCTGTTCTCGGTCCAGTTCGCGTCCGACGCGCCCGTCGTCGCCGTCGGCGGGCCTGCCGCGAGCTACTATCCGGAGGTCGCGCGAGGATTGCGCACCGGCCTCCACATGCCCCGCTTCGCCGAAGTGGCCAACGCCGTCGGCGCCGTGCTGGGCGAGGTTTCGCAGCGCGTGCATCTGACGATCACGCAGCCCGTGCGCGGCACCTTCCGCGTCTTCGCGCCGGAAGGCCCCAAGGATTTCCCGCAGCTCGGCGAAGCGGTCGAATACGCCCGCGCGCTCGCCGCCGACGAAGCCGCGACCCAGGCCCGCCAGGCCGGAGCTGCATCGGTGCGGATCGACTTCGAAACGGACGAGAACAGCGTCACCAACGAGATCGACGGCGACATGTTCTTCGAGATGCGGCTGACCGCGATCGCGTCCGGTCCCCCGTACATGCGTCAGGAGCAAACCGCCCAGGCCGAGCCGGCGTGA
- a CDS encoding cyclic nucleotide-binding protein encodes MTPSDFVGLIGVIACLVAYAGLQLGRLQHDDLRYIGLNILSPACLLFSLMYNFNLAAVITQVLWIGLSLVGLVRALYARGRRSDRTTAKCAGNQT; translated from the coding sequence ATGACCCCCTCGGATTTTGTTGGACTCATCGGTGTAATCGCCTGCTTGGTCGCGTATGCCGGCCTGCAGCTCGGCCGACTCCAGCACGACGATCTTCGCTACATCGGGCTGAACATCCTCAGCCCCGCCTGCCTGCTGTTCTCGCTGATGTACAACTTCAACCTCGCCGCCGTGATCACCCAGGTCCTGTGGATCGGCCTGAGCCTCGTCGGCCTCGTGAGGGCCTTGTATGCGCGCGGTCGCAGGAGTGACCGCACGACGGCCAAGTGCGCGGGAAACCAAACCTGA
- a CDS encoding B12-binding domain-containing protein yields the protein MAEQFDDEDFDLAALPDDELIEQVHDDLYNGLRDEIVEATNILLSRGWSASRVLDEALVEGMRIVGVDFRDGILFVPEVLMAANAMKGGMEIIRPLLADTGAETVGKIVIGTVKGDIHDIGKNLVAMMMEGAGFEVIDIGINIPVETYLDEIEKHKPDILGMSALLTTTMPYMKVVIDTLKEKGLRDDYIVLVGGAPLNEAFGKAVGADAYCRDAGVAVETAKALIQQRRAA from the coding sequence ATGGCGGAACAGTTCGACGACGAGGATTTCGACCTGGCGGCACTGCCCGATGACGAGCTCATCGAGCAGGTGCACGACGACCTCTACAACGGCCTGCGCGATGAGATCGTGGAGGCGACCAACATCCTGCTGTCGCGCGGCTGGAGCGCGAGCCGGGTGCTCGACGAGGCACTGGTCGAAGGCATGCGTATCGTGGGCGTGGATTTCCGCGACGGCATCCTGTTCGTGCCCGAAGTGCTGATGGCGGCCAACGCGATGAAGGGCGGCATGGAGATCATCCGCCCGCTGCTCGCGGACACGGGTGCCGAGACGGTGGGCAAGATCGTGATCGGCACGGTCAAGGGCGACATCCACGACATCGGCAAGAATCTGGTGGCAATGATGATGGAAGGGGCGGGCTTCGAGGTCATCGACATCGGCATCAACATCCCGGTCGAGACCTACCTCGATGAGATCGAGAAGCACAAGCCGGACATCCTGGGGATGTCGGCGCTGCTGACGACGACGATGCCGTACATGAAGGTCGTGATCGACACGCTGAAGGAAAAGGGCCTGCGCGACGACTACATCGTGTTGGTGGGCGGGGCGCCGCTGAACGAAGCCTTCGGCAAGGCCGTCGGGGCGGACGCCTACTGCCGTGATGCGGGCGTCGCGGTCGAGACCGCCAAGGCGCTCATCCAGCAGCGACGTGCGGCCTGA
- a CDS encoding dihydropteroate synthase codes for MTDTIISSHKKEVVIGFERPFVVIGERINPTGRKLLAAEMAAGDFSRVISDVQAQLEAGAHMLDVNAGIPLADEPAILAETVKLVQSLTDVPLSIDSSIVAALEAGLSVYKGKALVNSVTGEEDRLESVLPLVKKYGAAVVAISNDETGISQDPNVRFEIARKIVNRAADYGIPACDVVVDPLVMPIGAVSTAGRQVFELCHRLQKELKVNTTCGASNVSFGLPNRNGVNAAFMSMAIASGMTSAITNPLHTEIMTAIMGADVLMGHDQDCMRWIRKFREVPPASADGAEARGRRETRRRRVEA; via the coding sequence ATGACCGACACCATCATCAGCTCGCACAAGAAGGAAGTCGTGATCGGCTTCGAGCGCCCCTTCGTCGTGATCGGCGAGCGCATCAACCCGACCGGCCGCAAGCTGCTGGCCGCCGAGATGGCCGCCGGCGATTTCTCCCGCGTGATCTCCGACGTCCAGGCACAGCTCGAAGCCGGCGCTCACATGCTGGACGTCAATGCCGGCATTCCGCTCGCGGACGAGCCCGCCATCCTCGCCGAGACCGTCAAGCTCGTGCAGTCGCTCACCGACGTGCCGCTGTCGATCGACTCGTCGATCGTTGCGGCGCTCGAAGCCGGGCTTTCGGTGTACAAGGGCAAGGCGCTGGTGAACTCGGTGACGGGCGAGGAAGACCGGCTGGAATCGGTGCTGCCGCTGGTGAAGAAGTACGGCGCAGCGGTGGTCGCGATCAGCAACGACGAAACCGGCATCTCGCAGGACCCCAACGTGCGCTTCGAGATCGCCCGCAAGATCGTGAACCGCGCGGCGGATTACGGCATCCCCGCCTGCGACGTCGTCGTCGATCCGCTCGTGATGCCGATCGGCGCCGTGTCGACCGCGGGCCGCCAGGTGTTCGAGCTGTGCCATCGCCTGCAGAAGGAGCTCAAGGTGAACACCACCTGCGGCGCCTCGAACGTGAGCTTCGGCCTGCCCAACCGCAACGGCGTCAACGCCGCGTTCATGAGCATGGCGATCGCCTCGGGCATGACCTCGGCGATTACCAACCCGCTGCACACCGAGATCATGACGGCGATCATGGGCGCGGACGTGCTGATGGGCCACGACCAGGACTGCATGCGCTGGATCCGCAAGTTCCGCGAAGTGCCGCCCGCCAGCGCCGATGGAGCCGAGGCACGCGGTCGCCGCGAAACCCGGCGTCGGCGCGTCGAAGCCTGA
- a CDS encoding ASKHA domain-containing protein, protein MTQDALVVFTPSGRRGRFPVGTPVLQAARALGVDIDSVCGGRGICGRCQVVLSEGEFAKHGVNSCASNLSERGENEQTWEKTHGAMSPGRRLSCSTTVLGDVVIDVPADSQVHRQIVRKRAEVCDIELDPAVRLYYVEVQQPDMHLPSSDLRRLKEALDFDWRLSNLQADIRVVQQLQSALRQGDWKVTVAVVDAERIIAVWPGLREKVYGMAVDVGSTTIAAHLCDLQTGEVVASAGKMNPQIRFGEDLMSRVSYVMMKPGGDGEMTQAVRGALNELATELAGEAGIRVVDILEATFVGNPIMHHLLFGINPVELGGAPFALATDEAVTGLWATEIDLHIHPNARIYALPCIAGHVGADTAGVILSETPYLTDAMTLIVDIGTNAEIVLGNRTRLLAASSPTGPAFEGAQISCGQRAAPGAIERVRIDPLTLEPRFRVIGCELWSDEAGFAEATAATGITGICGSGIVEVIAEMYLAGIIDQDGVIDGTLAARNARIQPNGRTFAYTLFESEARTLQITQNDVRAIQLAKAALYAGVRLLMDKLGIAQVERISLAGAFGSHIDVKYAMILGLIPDCPLEHVAAVGNSAGTGARIALLNRGRRAEIETVVRRVDKIETAVEASFQQYFVDAMAIPHRSDPFPNLRSAVPLPENRAGERTAQAGRSRRGRRERAPAEGGETSSPSTSTLPAC, encoded by the coding sequence GTGACCCAGGACGCCCTCGTCGTCTTCACCCCCTCCGGACGGCGCGGCCGCTTTCCGGTCGGCACGCCGGTGCTGCAGGCTGCCCGCGCGCTCGGCGTCGACATCGACTCGGTGTGCGGCGGTCGGGGCATTTGCGGCCGCTGCCAGGTCGTGTTGAGCGAAGGCGAATTCGCCAAGCACGGCGTGAACTCCTGTGCGAGCAACCTCAGCGAGCGCGGCGAAAACGAGCAAACCTGGGAGAAGACCCACGGCGCGATGAGCCCCGGCCGGCGTCTGAGCTGCTCGACGACGGTGCTTGGCGACGTCGTGATCGATGTGCCCGCCGACAGCCAGGTGCATCGCCAGATCGTGCGCAAGCGTGCCGAGGTGTGCGACATCGAGCTCGATCCGGCGGTGCGGCTGTATTACGTCGAAGTGCAGCAGCCGGACATGCACTTGCCGTCGTCCGACCTTCGCCGCCTTAAGGAAGCGCTGGACTTCGACTGGCGACTCAGCAACCTGCAGGCCGACATCCGGGTCGTGCAGCAGCTGCAATCCGCCTTGCGGCAGGGCGACTGGAAGGTCACGGTCGCGGTGGTCGACGCCGAACGCATCATCGCGGTGTGGCCGGGCCTGCGCGAGAAGGTGTATGGCATGGCCGTGGACGTCGGCTCGACGACGATCGCGGCGCACCTGTGCGACCTGCAGACGGGCGAGGTCGTCGCCTCCGCCGGCAAGATGAACCCGCAGATCCGCTTCGGCGAGGATCTGATGAGCCGGGTCTCCTACGTCATGATGAAGCCGGGCGGCGACGGCGAGATGACGCAGGCGGTGCGCGGCGCCCTGAACGAGCTGGCGACGGAACTGGCAGGGGAGGCGGGCATCCGCGTCGTCGACATCCTCGAAGCGACTTTCGTCGGCAATCCGATCATGCACCACCTGTTGTTCGGGATTAATCCGGTCGAACTCGGCGGCGCGCCGTTCGCACTGGCCACCGACGAGGCCGTGACCGGCCTGTGGGCGACCGAGATCGACCTGCACATCCACCCCAACGCCCGCATCTACGCGCTACCCTGCATCGCCGGCCACGTCGGCGCGGACACCGCGGGCGTCATCCTGTCCGAGACGCCTTATCTCACCGATGCGATGACGCTGATCGTCGATATCGGCACCAACGCCGAGATCGTCCTCGGCAACCGCACCCGTCTGCTCGCTGCCTCCAGCCCCACCGGGCCGGCGTTCGAAGGCGCACAGATCAGCTGCGGCCAGCGCGCGGCACCGGGCGCCATCGAGCGCGTGCGCATCGATCCGCTGACGCTCGAGCCGCGCTTCCGGGTCATCGGCTGCGAGCTGTGGTCGGACGAAGCGGGCTTCGCCGAAGCGACGGCTGCAACCGGTATCACCGGCATCTGCGGCTCCGGCATCGTCGAGGTCATCGCCGAGATGTACCTCGCCGGCATCATCGATCAGGACGGCGTGATCGACGGCACGCTCGCGGCTCGCAACGCCCGCATCCAGCCCAACGGGCGTACCTTCGCGTACACGCTGTTCGAGAGCGAGGCGCGCACGCTGCAGATCACGCAGAACGACGTGCGCGCGATCCAGCTCGCGAAAGCAGCGCTGTATGCCGGCGTGCGCCTGCTGATGGACAAGCTCGGCATCGCACAAGTCGAGCGGATCAGTCTCGCCGGCGCGTTCGGCAGCCACATCGACGTCAAGTACGCGATGATCCTGGGCCTGATCCCCGACTGCCCGCTCGAGCACGTCGCGGCGGTCGGCAACTCCGCGGGCACGGGCGCGCGCATCGCGCTGCTGAACCGCGGCCGGCGGGCGGAGATCGAAACCGTCGTGCGCCGCGTCGACAAGATCGAAACCGCCGTCGAAGCGAGCTTCCAGCAGTATTTCGTCGATGCGATGGCGATCCCGCACAGATCCGATCCCTTTCCGAACCTGCGCTCCGCCGTGCCGTTGCCGGAAAACCGGGCCGGCGAGCGCACGGCGCAGGCGGGACGATCGCGGCGCGGACGGCGCGAACGGGCGCCTGCGGAAGGGGGCGAGACCTCGAGTCCGTCCACCTCCACGCTGCCTGCGTGCTGA
- the glyA gene encoding serine hydroxymethyltransferase has product MFAMTDRIADFDDELKAAMDAEFERQESHIELIASENYTSPRVLEAQGSVLTNKYAEGYPAKRYYGGCEHVDVVEQLAIDRAKLLFGADFANVQPHSGSQANAAVYMALLEPHDTVLGMSLAHGGHLTHGARVNFSGKIYNAVQYGLNETTGEIDYDQVAALAKEHKPKMIVAGFSAYSRVVDWKRFREIADEVGAYLFVDMAHVAGLVAAGLYPNPIPFADVVTTTTHKTLRGPRGGLILARRNVDLEKKLNAVVFPGIQGGPLMHVIAAKAVALKEALQPEFRAYQQQVLKNARAMAGVFMERGYKIVSGGTDDHLFLVDLVTKGLTGKQADAALGAAHITVNKNAVPNDPQSPFVTSGIRIGTPAITTRGLKEAEAKELTNWICDVLDHIDDQSVIAAVREKVSALCARFPVYPATR; this is encoded by the coding sequence ATGTTTGCAATGACCGACCGCATCGCCGATTTCGACGACGAACTGAAGGCGGCGATGGATGCCGAGTTCGAGCGCCAGGAGTCGCACATCGAGCTGATCGCATCCGAGAACTACACCAGCCCGCGCGTGCTCGAGGCACAGGGCAGCGTGCTCACGAACAAGTACGCCGAAGGCTATCCGGCGAAGCGTTACTACGGCGGCTGCGAGCATGTCGATGTGGTCGAACAGCTCGCCATCGATCGCGCCAAGCTGCTGTTCGGTGCCGACTTCGCGAATGTTCAGCCGCACTCGGGTTCGCAGGCCAACGCGGCGGTCTACATGGCGTTGCTGGAGCCGCACGACACGGTGCTGGGCATGAGCCTCGCACACGGCGGCCACCTGACCCACGGCGCCAGGGTCAACTTCTCCGGCAAGATCTACAACGCCGTGCAGTACGGCCTGAACGAGACGACGGGCGAGATCGACTACGACCAGGTTGCCGCGCTGGCGAAGGAGCACAAGCCGAAGATGATCGTCGCCGGCTTCTCGGCCTACTCGCGCGTCGTCGACTGGAAGCGCTTCCGCGAGATCGCCGACGAAGTGGGCGCCTACCTCTTCGTGGACATGGCCCACGTCGCCGGCCTGGTCGCTGCCGGCCTGTACCCCAACCCCATCCCCTTCGCCGACGTCGTCACCACCACCACCCACAAGACCCTGCGCGGCCCGCGCGGCGGCCTGATCCTCGCGCGCCGCAACGTGGATCTCGAGAAGAAGCTCAACGCCGTCGTCTTCCCCGGCATCCAGGGCGGCCCGCTGATGCACGTCATCGCCGCCAAGGCCGTCGCGCTGAAGGAAGCGCTGCAGCCCGAGTTCCGCGCCTACCAGCAGCAGGTGCTGAAGAACGCCCGCGCGATGGCCGGCGTGTTCATGGAGCGCGGCTACAAGATCGTCTCGGGCGGCACCGACGACCACCTGTTCCTCGTCGATCTCGTCACCAAGGGCCTCACCGGCAAGCAGGCCGACGCGGCGCTGGGCGCAGCTCACATCACCGTCAACAAGAACGCCGTGCCGAACGACCCGCAGTCGCCTTTCGTCACCAGCGGCATCCGCATCGGCACACCCGCGATCACGACGCGTGGCCTGAAGGAGGCCGAGGCGAAGGAACTCACGAACTGGATCTGCGACGTGCTCGACCACATCGACGACCAGTCGGTGATCGCCGCGGTGCGCGAAAAAGTCTCGGCCTTGTGCGCGCGTTTCCCGGTCTATCCGGCCACGCGCTGA